Proteins from a genomic interval of Gossypium hirsutum isolate 1008001.06 chromosome A09, Gossypium_hirsutum_v2.1, whole genome shotgun sequence:
- the LOC107942716 gene encoding protein BCCIP homolog isoform X2, giving the protein MPRKPARHHRLLPVRPLTFSPFARSVARVATAYLVKHYMHNAVQQSAGDEFKEKLKIIGRHSESSEDEEFDGVVQADFAFFDPKPDDFHGVKTLLQSYLDNKQWDLSGFVDLILGQTTVGTVVKLEDDEDNGIFSIITALNLGRYKDHKCITELKEFLLNICHEKDKIGNLRSLLGDEAQKVGLLVSQCVVNLPPELLPPLYDALFDEISWATEDEPTEELRNSFRFKFYLVVSKFYKQKNANQKRSSSTDKDEAFVYIKPEDEILHKLSMWSFLFPLQTQQVATHELKNYQLTGIVMAVKAEDISSFRQQLHALINGS; this is encoded by the exons ATGCCGCGGAAACCAGCTAGGCATCATAGATTGTTACCAGTTCGGCCTTTAACTTTCTCACCATTTGCTCGTTCTGTTGCTCGAGTTGCTACTGCTTACCTGGTTAAACATTACATGCACAATGCGGTGCAGCAATCTGCTg GTGATGAATTTAAGGAGAAGTTAAAAATCATTGGCAGACACTCCGAGTCATCTGAGGATGAAGAATTTGAT GGAGTTGTCCAAGCAGATTTTGCATTCTTTGACCCAAAACCAGATGATTTTCATGGTGTGAAAACATTGCTGCAATCCTACCTTGATAACAAGCAATGGGATTTGAGCGGTTTTGTAGACTTGATATTGGGACAAACCACCGTTGGAACTGTCGTTAAATTAGAGGATGATGAAGACAATGgaattttttctataattactGCCCTTAACTTGGGGAGATACAAG GATCACAAATGTATTACAGAGCTCAAGGAGTTCCTTCTTAACATATGCCATGAGAAAGATAAAATAGGAAACTTGAGATCACTTTTGGGAGATGAAGCACAGAAAGTGGGTCTCTTGGTTTCCCAATGTGTAGTGAATCTTCCTCCTGAACTCTTGCCGCCTCTTTATGATGCACTCTTTGATGAAATTTCATGGGCTACCGAAGATGAG CCCACAGAGGAGTTGCGTAATTCCTTCCGGTTCAAATTTTACTTAGTAGTAAGCAAATTTTACAAG CAGAAGAATGCAAATCAGAAAAGGTCTTCAAGCACTGACAAAGATGAGGCTTTCGTATATATTAAGCCTGAAGATGAGATTTTGCATAAG CTGAGCATGTGGTCCTTCCTTTTTCCATTGCAAACTCAACAGGTTGCAACTCATGAG CTAAAAAATTACCAGCTAACAGGGATTGTTATGGCTGTCAAAGCAGAAGACATTTCCTCATTCCGACAACAATTGCATGCTTTGATAAATGGATCTTGA
- the LOC107942716 gene encoding protein BCCIP homolog isoform X3 yields MPRKPARHHRLLPVRPLTFSPFARSVARVATAYLVKHYMHNAVQQSAGDEFKEKLKIIGRHSESSEDEEFDGVVQADFAFFDPKPDDFHGVKTLLQSYLDNKQWDLSGFVDLILGQTTVGTVVKLEDDEDNGIFSIITALNLGRYKDHKCITELKEFLLNICHEKDKIGNLRSLLGDEAQKVGLLVSQCVVNLPPELLPPLYDALFDEISWATEDEPTEELRNSFRFKFYLVVSKFYKKNANQKRSSSTDKDEAFVYIKPEDEILHKLSMWSFLFPLQTQQVATHELKNYQLTGIVMAVKAEDISSFRQQLHALINGS; encoded by the exons ATGCCGCGGAAACCAGCTAGGCATCATAGATTGTTACCAGTTCGGCCTTTAACTTTCTCACCATTTGCTCGTTCTGTTGCTCGAGTTGCTACTGCTTACCTGGTTAAACATTACATGCACAATGCGGTGCAGCAATCTGCTg GTGATGAATTTAAGGAGAAGTTAAAAATCATTGGCAGACACTCCGAGTCATCTGAGGATGAAGAATTTGAT GGAGTTGTCCAAGCAGATTTTGCATTCTTTGACCCAAAACCAGATGATTTTCATGGTGTGAAAACATTGCTGCAATCCTACCTTGATAACAAGCAATGGGATTTGAGCGGTTTTGTAGACTTGATATTGGGACAAACCACCGTTGGAACTGTCGTTAAATTAGAGGATGATGAAGACAATGgaattttttctataattactGCCCTTAACTTGGGGAGATACAAG GATCACAAATGTATTACAGAGCTCAAGGAGTTCCTTCTTAACATATGCCATGAGAAAGATAAAATAGGAAACTTGAGATCACTTTTGGGAGATGAAGCACAGAAAGTGGGTCTCTTGGTTTCCCAATGTGTAGTGAATCTTCCTCCTGAACTCTTGCCGCCTCTTTATGATGCACTCTTTGATGAAATTTCATGGGCTACCGAAGATGAG CCCACAGAGGAGTTGCGTAATTCCTTCCGGTTCAAATTTTACTTAGTAGTAAGCAAATTTTACAAG AAGAATGCAAATCAGAAAAGGTCTTCAAGCACTGACAAAGATGAGGCTTTCGTATATATTAAGCCTGAAGATGAGATTTTGCATAAG CTGAGCATGTGGTCCTTCCTTTTTCCATTGCAAACTCAACAGGTTGCAACTCATGAG CTAAAAAATTACCAGCTAACAGGGATTGTTATGGCTGTCAAAGCAGAAGACATTTCCTCATTCCGACAACAATTGCATGCTTTGATAAATGGATCTTGA
- the LOC107942716 gene encoding protein BCCIP homolog isoform X1 — MPRKPARHHRLLPVRPLTFSPFARSVARVATAYLVKHYMHNAVQQSAGDEFKEKLKIIGRHSESSEDEEFDGVVQADFAFFDPKPDDFHGVKTLLQSYLDNKQWDLSGFVDLILGQTTVGTVVKLEDDEDNGIFSIITALNLGRYKDHKCITELKEFLLNICHEKDKIGNLRSLLGDEAQKVGLLVSQCVVNLPPELLPPLYDALFDEISWATEDEPTEELRNSFRFKFYLVVSKFYKLNLQQKNANQKRSSSTDKDEAFVYIKPEDEILHKLSMWSFLFPLQTQQVATHELKNYQLTGIVMAVKAEDISSFRQQLHALINGS; from the exons ATGCCGCGGAAACCAGCTAGGCATCATAGATTGTTACCAGTTCGGCCTTTAACTTTCTCACCATTTGCTCGTTCTGTTGCTCGAGTTGCTACTGCTTACCTGGTTAAACATTACATGCACAATGCGGTGCAGCAATCTGCTg GTGATGAATTTAAGGAGAAGTTAAAAATCATTGGCAGACACTCCGAGTCATCTGAGGATGAAGAATTTGAT GGAGTTGTCCAAGCAGATTTTGCATTCTTTGACCCAAAACCAGATGATTTTCATGGTGTGAAAACATTGCTGCAATCCTACCTTGATAACAAGCAATGGGATTTGAGCGGTTTTGTAGACTTGATATTGGGACAAACCACCGTTGGAACTGTCGTTAAATTAGAGGATGATGAAGACAATGgaattttttctataattactGCCCTTAACTTGGGGAGATACAAG GATCACAAATGTATTACAGAGCTCAAGGAGTTCCTTCTTAACATATGCCATGAGAAAGATAAAATAGGAAACTTGAGATCACTTTTGGGAGATGAAGCACAGAAAGTGGGTCTCTTGGTTTCCCAATGTGTAGTGAATCTTCCTCCTGAACTCTTGCCGCCTCTTTATGATGCACTCTTTGATGAAATTTCATGGGCTACCGAAGATGAG CCCACAGAGGAGTTGCGTAATTCCTTCCGGTTCAAATTTTACTTAGTAGTAAGCAAATTTTACAAG CTGAATCTACAGCAGAAGAATGCAAATCAGAAAAGGTCTTCAAGCACTGACAAAGATGAGGCTTTCGTATATATTAAGCCTGAAGATGAGATTTTGCATAAG CTGAGCATGTGGTCCTTCCTTTTTCCATTGCAAACTCAACAGGTTGCAACTCATGAG CTAAAAAATTACCAGCTAACAGGGATTGTTATGGCTGTCAAAGCAGAAGACATTTCCTCATTCCGACAACAATTGCATGCTTTGATAAATGGATCTTGA
- the LOC107942717 gene encoding oil body-associated protein 1A, with product MYHPQVPGEPTQTTTSLVETATGAIQSFRPIKQIHQHLCAFHFYGYDMTRQVEAHHFCAHQNEEMRQCLIYDTPEADAKLIGLEYIISENLFLTLPDEEKPLWHSHLYEVKSGVLFMPRVPGPIERQDLDKVCKTYGKTIHFWQVDKGDNLPLGLPQLMMTLTRDGQLYDELARDVEKRFGVSFEKERAKRADMEGPTHGIHPLANGGGKGLITKLRELHCNRTDPSFASSQL from the exons ATGTATCACCCTCAAGTTCCAGGCGAGCCCACCCAAACCACCACTTCCCTCGTCGAGACTGCCACCGGCGCCATCCAAAGCTTCCGCCCTATCAAACAAATCCATCAACACCTCTGCGC aTTTCATTTCTATGGCTACGACATGACCCGTCAAGTCGAAGCGCACCATTTCTGCGCACATCAAAACGAAGAAATGCGACAATGTCTCATATATGACACCCCAGAAGCCGATGCAAAGCTCATCGGATTGGAGTACATCATATCGGAGAATTTGTTTTTGACGTTGCCGGACGAAGAGAAGCCGCTTTGGCATTCACATTTGTACGAAGTGAAGAGTGGGGTGTTGTTTATGCCGCGAGTTCCAGGGCCGATCGAGAGGCAAGATCTGGACAAAGTTTGCAAGACTTATGGGAAGACCATCCATTTTTGGCAAGTCGATAAAGGTGATAATCTCCCTCTTGGGTTACCTCAATTGATGATGACTCTCACAAGAGATGGTCAGCTTTATGATGAACTTGCTCGAG ATGTAGAGAAGCGATTTGGGGTATCATTTGAGAAAGAAAGGGCGAAGCGAGCTGACATGGAGGGTCCGACACATGGCATTCATCCATTGGCCAATGGTGGTGGGAAAGGGCTGATCACCAAACTCAGGGAGCTCCATTGCAACCGTACTGATCCTTCATTTGCATCATCACAGCTTTAA